Proteins from a single region of Crassaminicella profunda:
- a CDS encoding DUF5711 family protein has protein sequence MARKRRPLRFKIFVFIFICLIIVGGMKVVALVQNFFGDHVLDFQKMATIDYDKDKNLIVYPFKKDIIVYNKNKLKAFNLEGTEKWRIEKEVKNPSVKASENLIYLTDKEAGTITAVNIQGRVVWDISLEKPIRDFVCNKEGMIALYSEEKDKSTIHIFNAEGKEEGKVIVNKGTIMDMALSDNNMIAVSVMNIDNNKIETNVALYSHEGKLLGGHKYDKEEQIVSNLFFSEDHRLMNVGDSQLMVFSKEDRVVWNKKISDSINRIAWNEQGFLVMYLVDNKKSILDTKNRNYISIVDMDKTEMDPIPIQGEVLGITSKGNSSIAFTDRTLYMILEKGKKLMEKKINNDIQSVYIISDDQLVLVLKDKLEIIQVNYKEQ, from the coding sequence ATGGCAAGAAAAAGAAGACCTTTACGATTTAAGATATTTGTTTTTATCTTTATATGTCTTATTATCGTAGGAGGGATGAAGGTTGTAGCATTGGTTCAAAACTTTTTTGGAGATCATGTGCTAGATTTTCAAAAAATGGCTACTATTGATTATGATAAAGATAAAAATTTGATTGTTTATCCTTTTAAAAAAGATATTATTGTCTATAATAAAAATAAATTAAAGGCCTTTAATTTAGAAGGAACTGAAAAATGGCGTATAGAAAAGGAAGTAAAAAATCCTTCTGTTAAAGCTAGTGAAAATTTAATTTATTTAACAGATAAAGAAGCAGGTACTATTACAGCTGTAAATATTCAAGGACGTGTTGTATGGGATATTTCTCTTGAAAAACCAATAAGGGATTTTGTATGCAATAAAGAAGGCATGATTGCTCTTTATAGTGAAGAAAAGGATAAAAGTACGATACATATATTTAATGCAGAAGGAAAAGAAGAAGGAAAGGTGATTGTCAATAAGGGAACGATTATGGATATGGCTCTATCAGATAATAACATGATCGCTGTATCTGTTATGAATATAGATAATAACAAAATAGAAACAAATGTTGCCCTGTACTCTCATGAAGGAAAACTTCTTGGGGGGCATAAGTATGATAAAGAGGAGCAAATTGTAAGTAACTTATTTTTTAGTGAAGATCATCGACTGATGAATGTTGGAGATAGTCAATTGATGGTTTTTAGTAAAGAAGATAGAGTAGTTTGGAATAAAAAAATATCTGATTCTATTAATCGAATCGCTTGGAATGAACAAGGATTTCTTGTTATGTATCTTGTAGATAATAAAAAGTCTATATTGGATACGAAAAATAGAAATTATATATCCATTGTAGATATGGATAAGACTGAAATGGACCCTATTCCTATTCAAGGAGAAGTATTAGGGATTACTAGCAAAGGAAATAGTAGTATTGCCTTTACAGATCGAACTTTATATATGATCTTAGAAAAAGGGAAAAAATTGATGGAAAAGAAAATAAACAATGATATTCAATCTGTATATATTATTTCTGATGACCAATTGGTATTGGTTTTAAAAGATAAATTAGAGATTATACAGGTGAATTACAAAGAGCAGTAG
- a CDS encoding calcium/sodium antiporter, translated as MTYMILILGFAMLIKGADYFVEGSSNIAKMLKLSPILIGLTLVAFGTSSPEAAVSIRAAMKGSNGIALGNAIGSNLFNISVVVGITAIVNPLRVERETIRKEIPFTLLSTFLLLILIMDIKLQLFHKNQLTRADGLVLLSFFTIFIYYLFELAKNSREKKEEEDVVNISTGKNLLFTIGGLVGIIIGGELVVRSSTQIATDFGISETLIGLTIAAIGTSLPEMITCITAAAKKHSDIAVGNIVGSNIFNILFVLGTSACVTPIQVEEKLFVDVLFMMGYTTILLIFSKTQHKITRAEGILLFLSYVLYIVYSIGLRS; from the coding sequence ATGACATATATGATTTTGATCTTAGGTTTTGCCATGCTCATTAAGGGAGCAGATTATTTTGTTGAAGGATCATCTAATATTGCTAAAATGCTCAAACTTTCTCCAATTCTGATAGGACTTACTCTTGTTGCCTTTGGAACAAGTTCTCCTGAAGCAGCTGTAAGTATTCGTGCAGCCATGAAAGGAAGTAATGGAATTGCTTTAGGAAATGCCATAGGAAGTAATCTATTTAATATATCAGTAGTTGTAGGGATTACAGCTATTGTAAATCCTTTGAGAGTTGAAAGAGAAACCATAAGAAAAGAAATTCCTTTTACTTTATTATCAACTTTTTTGTTATTGATTTTAATAATGGATATTAAATTGCAGTTGTTCCATAAAAATCAGTTAACAAGAGCCGATGGTTTGGTCTTATTATCGTTTTTTACAATATTTATATACTATCTTTTTGAATTGGCAAAGAATAGCAGGGAAAAAAAAGAGGAAGAAGATGTTGTGAATATAAGTACGGGAAAAAACCTTCTTTTTACAATAGGTGGACTTGTAGGGATTATTATTGGAGGAGAGCTTGTAGTAAGAAGCAGCACGCAGATTGCTACTGACTTTGGAATAAGTGAAACTTTGATTGGATTGACTATTGCAGCAATAGGAACATCCCTTCCTGAAATGATTACTTGTATTACAGCAGCAGCAAAAAAGCATAGTGATATTGCTGTGGGAAATATAGTTGGGAGTAATATTTTTAATATTTTGTTTGTATTAGGGACTTCTGCTTGTGTTACTCCTATACAGGTAGAAGAAAAATTGTTTGTAGATGTGTTGTTTATGATGGGATATACAACGATTTTATTGATTTTTTCTAAAACACAGCACAAGATTACGAGGGCGGAAGGAATTCTTTTGTTTTTATCTTATGTATTATATATTGTATATAGTATAGGGCTACGCTCTTAG
- a CDS encoding HPr family phosphocarrier protein, translated as MKAKFSKIQDVNKFVEFVSSLKGKVYLKSGEIKVNAKSIIGAMYILQEHPDDIIVEVEDVEEQKLVLNFLMQGTHLGE; from the coding sequence ATGAAAGCAAAATTTTCCAAAATTCAAGATGTAAACAAATTTGTAGAGTTCGTTTCTTCATTAAAAGGAAAGGTTTATTTAAAATCTGGAGAGATTAAAGTAAACGCAAAATCTATCATCGGAGCAATGTATATTTTACAAGAACATCCTGATGATATCATTGTGGAAGTAGAAGATGTGGAGGAGCAAAAACTTGTTTTAAACTTCTTAATGCAAGGAACTCATTTAGGTGAGTAA
- a CDS encoding YkvI family membrane protein, producing MGKRNVFKIASIYIGTLIGAGFASGQETMRFFTRYGIKGIYGVLVTAILFGMIGSIILVKVYNYKIISYHDWILPFFGPYLGKVVEFFLAFLLLSFYCVMLAGSGALFEQQFGYGKEIGMIFMSVITFITFIFSMRGLAIVNSIVVPLLIVGIIAIGVFVIPQNLPFDCNVDGNFYTIGDNWMTSCILYVSYNSICAVMVLSSLYPLLNNKRDAVLGGGLGGALLGVMLLFLFLSTLIVYRAIQDVEIPMIAIASTLGENMGNIYGILLWFAMLTTAIANGFVFIQSMEKRLKIKHLQACILFFIVTIPLAQFGFKRLVHVLYPMFGYIGVLFIILLVLKKGKK from the coding sequence ATGGGGAAGAGGAATGTTTTTAAAATTGCTAGTATTTATATAGGAACACTTATTGGTGCTGGATTTGCTTCTGGGCAGGAAACTATGCGTTTTTTTACAAGGTATGGAATAAAGGGGATTTATGGAGTGTTAGTGACAGCTATTTTATTTGGAATGATTGGAAGTATTATTTTAGTAAAGGTATATAACTATAAAATTATTTCTTATCATGATTGGATACTTCCTTTTTTTGGTCCTTATTTAGGAAAAGTAGTAGAGTTTTTTTTAGCTTTTTTATTACTTTCATTTTATTGTGTTATGCTTGCAGGGAGTGGGGCTTTATTTGAGCAGCAGTTTGGTTATGGAAAAGAAATAGGGATGATCTTTATGAGTGTTATTACGTTTATTACCTTCATTTTTAGTATGAGAGGGCTGGCAATTGTAAACAGTATTGTAGTACCTTTGTTAATAGTAGGAATTATAGCTATTGGTGTTTTTGTTATTCCTCAAAATCTACCTTTTGATTGTAATGTAGATGGTAATTTTTATACAATAGGAGATAACTGGATGACTTCTTGTATTCTATATGTGAGTTATAATAGTATATGTGCAGTGATGGTACTAAGCTCACTGTATCCTTTATTAAATAATAAGAGAGATGCGGTTCTGGGTGGTGGTCTTGGTGGAGCTTTATTAGGTGTTATGCTACTTTTTTTGTTTTTATCAACTTTGATCGTGTATAGAGCCATTCAAGATGTTGAAATTCCCATGATAGCTATTGCATCAACTCTTGGAGAAAATATGGGGAATATTTATGGTATTTTATTATGGTTTGCTATGCTGACAACGGCTATTGCCAATGGATTTGTTTTTATACAAAGCATGGAAAAAAGATTAAAAATTAAGCATTTACAGGCTTGTATTTTATTTTTTATTGTAACCATTCCTTTGGCGCAGTTTGGATTTAAAAGGTTGGTGCATGTTCTTTACCCCATGTTTGGATATATTGGGGTTTTATTTATAATCTTGTTAGTATTAAAAAAGGGGAAGAAGTGA
- the yedF gene encoding sulfurtransferase-like selenium metabolism protein YedF, producing the protein MNKKVDARGLSCPKPVIETKKVLDGLKEGSITTIVDNEVAMQNVSKLAKSLNYDVDTKEENGDYYVYIHRGEGNEEIICQCEEERDLVILFGSDMLAEGSEELGKILMKGYIYTLTEYTPYPKTLLFMNSGVKLTVEGSEVLDYLKHLESEGVELLSCGTCLDYFHLKDKLAVGSVSNMYSIVDALHGAKNRVTL; encoded by the coding sequence ATGAATAAAAAAGTAGATGCAAGAGGACTTAGTTGTCCAAAACCAGTAATAGAGACAAAGAAGGTTTTAGATGGATTAAAAGAGGGGAGTATTACGACCATTGTAGATAATGAAGTGGCTATGCAGAATGTATCAAAGCTTGCAAAAAGCTTAAATTATGATGTGGATACAAAAGAAGAAAATGGAGACTATTATGTGTATATTCATAGAGGCGAAGGGAACGAAGAGATTATATGTCAATGTGAAGAAGAACGAGATTTAGTGATTTTATTTGGAAGTGACATGTTAGCAGAAGGTTCCGAGGAATTAGGAAAAATATTGATGAAGGGCTATATTTATACATTGACAGAATATACTCCTTATCCTAAAACTTTATTATTTATGAACAGTGGTGTAAAATTAACAGTAGAAGGATCAGAAGTTTTAGATTATCTAAAACACTTAGAAAGTGAAGGGGTAGAACTTCTTTCTTGTGGGACTTGCCTTGATTATTTCCATTTAAAGGACAAATTAGCTGTAGGAAGCGTAAGTAATATGTATTCAATTGTTGATGCCCTTCATGGTGCAAAAAATAGAGTAACATTATAG
- a CDS encoding glycoside hydrolase family 73 protein, whose product MNKQEFINKLRPTAKEGYEKYSILPSLCIAQACLESSFGTKHMGSANNYFGFKSGKYWKGKNITLPTKEWNGEKMITVQAEFRAYDNLEESIRDYQRLIGTVSRYKNVCKSKNYLKATNEVYKAGYATDPHYPKKLQQIIEEFHLDQVDEEVLSFMKDWRIEKGLEAIERLKNNIISSPEYWRNVIKENPDFGPLLVLIEKVMNRKEVS is encoded by the coding sequence ATGAATAAACAGGAGTTTATTAATAAATTGAGACCCACTGCAAAAGAAGGTTATGAAAAATATAGTATTTTGCCATCTCTATGCATTGCACAAGCTTGTCTTGAAAGTAGCTTTGGAACGAAGCATATGGGGAGTGCAAATAATTATTTTGGCTTTAAATCAGGAAAGTATTGGAAAGGAAAAAATATTACATTACCTACAAAGGAATGGAATGGAGAAAAGATGATAACCGTACAAGCTGAATTTAGAGCTTATGATAATTTAGAAGAAAGTATAAGAGATTATCAAAGACTCATTGGTACAGTAAGTAGATATAAAAATGTTTGCAAATCAAAAAATTATTTAAAAGCTACCAATGAAGTATACAAAGCAGGATATGCAACAGATCCTCATTATCCTAAAAAACTGCAACAGATTATAGAGGAATTTCATTTAGATCAAGTAGATGAAGAAGTATTAAGTTTTATGAAGGATTGGAGAATAGAAAAAGGATTAGAAGCTATTGAAAGACTAAAAAACAATATTATTTCGAGTCCAGAATATTGGAGAAATGTCATCAAGGAAAATCCTGATTTTGGACCTTTGTTAGTGTTGATTGAAAAAGTAATGAATAGAAAAGAGGTGTCATAA
- a CDS encoding phage holin family protein — translation MNLKITLNMILASLGTVMSTLIGEWNNIINILVVLMVTDYVTGLMKGMKNKEISSEIGHKGLLKKAAIFIVIILAHQIDLAAGGDNPVFRGMTIYFYIANEGISIMENLGVLGVPLPRFIVKVLEKMKKEHNEIG, via the coding sequence ATGAACCTAAAAATAACACTAAACATGATTCTTGCATCCTTAGGAACTGTAATGAGTACATTGATTGGAGAGTGGAACAACATTATAAATATTTTAGTAGTATTAATGGTAACAGATTATGTAACAGGATTGATGAAAGGCATGAAAAATAAAGAGATATCCAGTGAGATTGGACACAAGGGGCTGCTGAAGAAGGCGGCTATTTTTATTGTGATTATTTTGGCCCATCAGATAGATTTAGCAGCAGGTGGGGACAATCCAGTTTTTAGAGGGATGACTATTTATTTTTACATTGCTAACGAAGGTATATCGATTATGGAAAACTTAGGGGTTTTGGGTGTGCCTTTACCTAGATTTATTGTAAAGGTATTAGAGAAAATGAAAAAGGAGCATAATGAAATAGGCTAG
- a CDS encoding CvpA family protein, producing MSWMDVLILVIFTINVIKGWKNGLILSFFKMSSFIVAGFVAKIYYPNLSQYIMENSTIFLRAQKVIGERVHIAVDDSVAASTMTGNTNIFEILKFPKAIENLFMKSDTMRAYSHQAMEGVYGYLSDILARMFIDFISIIIIFFVIKIVLFIVGHLLDGIATLPVLKQFNCLGGVLFGFLKGLLIVFIFLAVITPFTAMTHSGIFIEGLEKSILAKTLYYNNPIIGILQGAISG from the coding sequence ATGAGTTGGATGGATGTTTTGATTCTTGTTATATTTACGATCAATGTGATTAAGGGATGGAAAAATGGATTAATCTTATCCTTTTTTAAAATGAGTAGCTTTATTGTTGCAGGGTTTGTAGCAAAAATATATTACCCAAACCTTTCACAATATATAATGGAGAATTCCACAATATTTTTAAGGGCACAAAAGGTAATAGGAGAAAGGGTTCATATAGCTGTTGATGATAGTGTAGCAGCTTCAACTATGACAGGAAATACAAACATTTTTGAAATTTTAAAGTTTCCAAAAGCAATAGAAAATCTTTTTATGAAAAGTGATACAATGAGAGCCTATAGCCATCAAGCAATGGAGGGTGTTTATGGTTATTTATCAGATATTCTTGCACGAATGTTTATAGATTTTATAAGCATTATTATTATTTTTTTTGTTATAAAAATCGTATTATTTATCGTAGGACATTTATTAGATGGTATAGCTACATTGCCAGTACTTAAACAGTTTAATTGTCTTGGTGGAGTCCTTTTCGGATTTTTAAAAGGATTATTAATTGTTTTTATTTTTCTTGCAGTCATTACGCCTTTTACAGCAATGACTCACTCAGGTATATTTATAGAAGGGCTAGAAAAGTCTATTTTGGCAAAAACTTTATATTACAATAATCCAATCATTGGAATACTCCAGGGAGCTATAAGTGGATAG
- a CDS encoding DMT family transporter: MKKTKLHNTHKGYLAGLLSAIFFGCSGLFVKNAQSSGLDSISILVLQYIIMIPTLWSISFFKYRNQIKVDKKDLLKLFLIGMFLQSSVSRCYYESFKYLDISIATILLFTYPIIVTILSPILRKSKLNKIIILSVAIAFVGCILILDLFHTDASFPIKGILLGLGGALFLALANMCLETFESRIPPFVLLSYTSTSIFLNFLIFSFPSNLLHQTISSSQWMNIILLAFICQIPPTTLMLTAIQYIGAIKTAIIGNAEIPAAAILGYLFYGETLNFLQIIGIFFVIGGIMLMQNSEYVQDKLSLFTVKPSHQKH, translated from the coding sequence ATGAAAAAAACCAAGCTTCACAATACACATAAAGGCTATTTGGCTGGTTTATTATCCGCCATTTTTTTTGGCTGTTCTGGTTTATTCGTAAAAAATGCACAAAGTAGCGGATTGGATTCTATCAGTATTTTAGTCCTTCAATATATTATTATGATTCCAACCCTATGGAGCATCTCTTTTTTTAAGTATAGAAATCAGATAAAAGTAGATAAAAAAGACCTTTTAAAACTCTTTTTGATAGGTATGTTTCTTCAAAGTTCTGTGAGTCGATGTTATTATGAATCCTTTAAGTATTTGGATATATCTATCGCTACTATTTTATTATTTACTTATCCTATCATTGTTACCATCCTTTCACCTATTTTGAGAAAATCAAAATTAAATAAAATTATCATATTATCCGTAGCCATTGCTTTTGTAGGATGTATTCTTATTTTAGATTTATTTCATACAGATGCCTCTTTTCCTATTAAGGGGATCTTATTAGGTCTTGGTGGTGCACTATTTCTTGCTCTTGCAAATATGTGTCTCGAAACCTTTGAAAGTAGAATACCACCCTTTGTTTTATTAAGCTATACTTCAACATCTATATTCTTAAATTTCTTGATTTTTAGTTTTCCATCCAATCTACTGCATCAAACCATCAGTAGTTCTCAATGGATGAATATCATTTTACTTGCTTTCATATGTCAAATTCCACCAACTACTTTGATGCTTACAGCTATTCAATATATTGGTGCTATCAAGACAGCTATTATTGGAAATGCTGAAATTCCTGCAGCAGCAATCCTTGGATACCTTTTTTATGGAGAAACACTTAATTTTTTACAAATCATAGGTATTTTCTTTGTCATCGGAGGAATTATGCTCATGCAAAATAGTGAATACGTTCAAGATAAATTATCACTATTTACGGTCAAACCTAGTCATCAAAAACATTAA
- a CDS encoding putative phage tail protein: MIKERMLKYLPIFEQKSKVFQELIGVQGQELDRKSLMIKDLEKQLSIDTATWALELYEKELGITIDLNRSYEERRSTIKSKWRGTGKVDSNLIKLVAHAYTNGDVKVSFDGKIHIEFTSVYGIPPNIEDLKQALEDIKPAHLAIAYIFNYLIWNEFDDYNKTWNEWDQLNLSWNEFEIYKGV, translated from the coding sequence TTGATTAAAGAAAGAATGTTAAAGTATTTACCTATCTTTGAACAAAAGAGCAAGGTTTTTCAAGAACTTATAGGTGTACAAGGACAAGAGCTTGATAGAAAATCATTAATGATAAAGGATTTAGAGAAACAACTATCCATTGATACGGCTACATGGGCACTAGAGCTTTATGAAAAAGAATTAGGGATCACAATAGACCTGAATAGATCTTATGAGGAACGAAGAAGTACTATCAAATCTAAATGGAGGGGTACTGGAAAGGTAGATAGCAATTTAATCAAACTCGTCGCACATGCATATACAAATGGGGATGTGAAGGTAAGCTTTGATGGAAAAATCCATATTGAGTTTACTAGTGTGTATGGTATCCCTCCAAATATAGAGGACTTAAAGCAGGCTTTAGAAGATATAAAGCCTGCTCATTTAGCAATAGCATATATTTTTAATTATCTTATTTGGAATGAATTTGATGATTATAATAAAACTTGGAATGAGTGGGATCAGTTAAATCTTAGTTGGAATGAATTTGAAATTTATAAGGGGGTGTAA
- a CDS encoding GerAB/ArcD/ProY family transporter translates to MKESSISNKQAISIIFFFIIGESSILLPGLSAKKDLWLSILLSFFMILPFIFVYSRLFTIFPGKDLFDVIKICFGNFIGKGIILLYTWYALDLSALVLRDFGQFVNTINLIKTPIMVSLICIMFLCIWIIKEGIEVMGKFSEIFFILPMILLIIVILFLIPNMNLNNIRPLLYNGIKPVMKGAYEVFIYPFGEIVIFTTIFSSFKEKKSIYSIYLYSLLLGGIFLFLTSLTIILTLGINNALSLYFPGYATVGHVHIGDILQRIEAISALVFLLGGFIKVSIYLFAACKGVAKIFDCSNYKFIVTPIALLILNLTYFEFENIMSFNEWIFDVWIYYAFLFIVILPITILIFAEIKKRFSTANQKS, encoded by the coding sequence ATGAAAGAATCCTCTATTTCAAATAAGCAAGCAATATCTATTATATTTTTCTTTATCATTGGAGAATCTTCCATACTTTTGCCAGGTTTGTCTGCAAAAAAAGATTTATGGTTGTCAATTCTTTTATCTTTCTTCATGATACTTCCTTTTATTTTTGTATATAGTAGATTATTTACTATTTTTCCAGGAAAAGATTTATTTGATGTGATTAAAATTTGTTTTGGAAATTTCATTGGAAAAGGAATCATTTTATTGTACACTTGGTATGCTCTTGATTTATCTGCTTTAGTTTTAAGAGATTTTGGTCAATTTGTTAATACAATCAATCTTATTAAAACACCTATAATGGTGTCCCTCATCTGCATTATGTTCCTATGTATTTGGATCATAAAAGAAGGAATTGAAGTTATGGGTAAGTTTAGCGAAATTTTTTTTATTTTACCTATGATTTTGTTAATCATTGTAATCTTATTCTTAATTCCAAATATGAATTTAAATAATATTCGACCCCTATTATATAATGGCATAAAACCAGTTATGAAAGGCGCCTATGAAGTATTCATATATCCTTTTGGTGAAATCGTAATATTTACTACCATTTTTTCTTCTTTTAAAGAAAAAAAATCTATTTATAGCATCTATCTTTATAGTTTATTACTTGGAGGAATATTCTTATTTTTAACTTCTTTAACTATTATTTTAACTTTAGGCATAAATAACGCATTGAGTCTATACTTTCCAGGATATGCAACTGTTGGACATGTCCATATTGGGGATATTTTACAAAGAATAGAAGCTATCTCTGCTCTTGTATTTTTATTAGGAGGTTTTATTAAAGTAAGTATTTATTTGTTTGCTGCTTGCAAAGGAGTTGCTAAGATATTTGACTGTAGCAATTACAAATTCATAGTAACACCTATTGCATTACTCATACTTAACCTAACTTACTTTGAATTTGAAAATATCATGAGCTTTAACGAATGGATTTTTGATGTATGGATCTACTATGCTTTTTTATTTATAGTCATTTTACCTATTACTATACTCATTTTTGCAGAAATAAAAAAACGATTCAGTACGGCTAATCAAAAATCATAA
- a CDS encoding collagen-like triple helix repeat-containing protein — translation MSKSKVRVQLLDENTGVVLEEVDVLTSADCVTFSDGETFQQKLNAGKLTGPKGNQGSKGDKGDKGDRGIQGIQGPKGDTGLRGATGAQGPKGDPGDNVRFGTYLSSTKNVKLFFKKM, via the coding sequence ATGTCAAAAAGTAAGGTAAGAGTTCAATTATTAGATGAGAACACAGGAGTAGTGTTGGAAGAAGTAGATGTCTTAACATCTGCTGATTGTGTGACTTTCTCAGATGGAGAAACATTTCAACAAAAATTAAATGCTGGAAAACTCACTGGACCAAAAGGAAATCAAGGGTCTAAGGGGGATAAAGGTGATAAGGGAGACCGAGGAATACAAGGGATTCAAGGACCTAAGGGAGATACAGGATTAAGAGGAGCTACTGGTGCACAAGGACCTAAAGGTGACCCTGGGGATAATGTTAGATTTGGTACATATCTAAGTAGTACAAAGAATGTAAAATTATTCTTCAAGAAAATGTAA
- a CDS encoding DUF3343 domain-containing protein, giving the protein MLEQEFYVISFESTHHAIQTESRLKNEFVIETIPTPREISASCGLSIKFSLEKFSDIMKALGQDQEKVDVYKVKKRGKNKFVKRIV; this is encoded by the coding sequence ATGTTAGAACAAGAATTTTACGTAATATCTTTTGAATCAACCCATCATGCTATTCAAACAGAGAGTCGATTAAAAAATGAATTTGTTATAGAAACGATTCCCACTCCTAGGGAGATTAGTGCAAGCTGTGGTCTTTCTATAAAATTTTCATTAGAAAAATTTTCAGACATTATGAAAGCATTAGGGCAAGACCAAGAAAAGGTAGATGTATATAAGGTTAAAAAAAGAGGAAAGAATAAATTTGTCAAAAGGATTGTATAG
- a CDS encoding lysophospholipid acyltransferase family protein, with protein sequence MFRTLYIIFYFIIDQIFLIPKAMKIDKLEKQGKIKEMHQLLHTIAYTWGRRIVNASGSKVQLSGLEKIPEGPVVFISNHQGNFDIPILLGFIDKPKAFIAKIELSKIPVFGKWIARQRCIFIDRNDPRQSLRAINNGVKTLKEGHSMIIFPEGTRSKGHKMAEFKKGSLRLATKAKLPIVPITIDGSYKIMEANGKLNIKPANVKVIISNPIYTDHLTKEEESGLSDQVYEIIKSHLD encoded by the coding sequence ATGTTTCGAACATTATACATAATTTTCTATTTTATAATAGATCAAATCTTTTTAATTCCTAAAGCCATGAAAATTGATAAACTAGAAAAACAAGGAAAAATAAAAGAAATGCATCAACTATTACATACCATTGCATATACCTGGGGTAGACGTATTGTCAATGCAAGTGGTTCAAAGGTACAACTATCTGGACTTGAAAAAATCCCAGAAGGACCTGTTGTATTTATCAGCAACCATCAAGGAAATTTTGACATTCCCATATTATTAGGTTTTATTGACAAGCCCAAAGCCTTTATTGCAAAAATAGAGCTTTCCAAAATCCCTGTATTCGGTAAATGGATTGCAAGACAAAGATGTATATTTATCGATAGAAATGATCCAAGACAATCTCTAAGAGCTATCAATAATGGTGTTAAAACCTTAAAGGAAGGTCATTCTATGATCATCTTTCCAGAAGGAACAAGAAGTAAAGGTCATAAAATGGCAGAATTCAAAAAAGGAAGCTTACGACTTGCAACAAAAGCAAAACTTCCCATTGTCCCTATCACCATTGACGGTTCTTACAAAATCATGGAAGCCAATGGAAAATTAAATATAAAACCAGCAAATGTGAAAGTAATTATTTCTAATCCTATTTATACAGATCATCTTACAAAGGAAGAAGAAAGTGGTTTAAGTGATCAAGTGTATGAGATTATTAAGAGTCATTTAGACTAA